The Salmo trutta chromosome 27, fSalTru1.1, whole genome shotgun sequence genome includes the window aagtattttttaaacctcccgctttggacTGAATGTGTCAATAGGAGCAGTATTACTGTCTTGCCTtaattagccacgaaatccctagtttgaaagcaactgttttCTTGAAGCTGTTCCACTCCATTTTCCATCCATTCCCCCCCAAGTGGGCCAACCGcctagcaatttgagttctagTCAATAAGCTTCAGCCCCTCACATTTGAGTGACAGCCAACAAGAGGTCTGCCCAGCGttatccaatgaggttgcagggCGGGACCAATGGCTCACCAAACACAGCAGAGAGCAATgatgtggtgcacatatctgtACGTCACGCAGTGCGCAATTTTCGGGGACCACGTTTGGCTAGCGAGttctactttcagaactactggctaaaaagtatacaaaaggtACCGGAgaatctataaaaaaaaaatattcctccttcACAATTCTCCTCTGCTGGCTTTTTATCTGAGAAACAAATAGTTCAACAGCAATGGCTTTTTAATGGGTATGTAATAACAGAAATTCAATCCCAAAACTGCTGTACAACACACTAGACTGTGGATAAAAGTTTAGGACCCCAAGTACCTGGAACCAGGTTCTGGAACCCAGGCATGACTAACTGTACTCTTGGCAGAGCAACGTTGGGAAAGATGTGGATAGTATAGTTAAGTCTGTGTAGACTGGGGAAATAGGGTGGAGCAGAGAGATAACTATGGGGTGGATTCCTAATGTTTTCTCCATAGAATTATAAATGATAgatattctaattctatggttctGGCACTGGGGACTGGGGCTTATGCTCTGGCTCCTGGGGCTGTGGCTCCTGGGGCTGTGGCTCCTGGGGCTGTGGCTCCTGGGGCTGTGGCTCCTGGGGCTGTGGCTCCTGGGGCTGTGGCTCCTGGGGCTGTGGCTCCTGGGGCTGTGGCTCCTGGGGCTGTGGCTCCTGGAGTTGCTGTATCAGTCCCCCATCCTGTGCTGTGTTGTAGGACCCACAGCCACTGCACTTCATTCCCAGAACATGAAAAGGCACTGTACAGTGGGTTTGGCAGTCATTACATATGATCTACAGTTAGGGAAAAAGAGAAAGGAAAGGCTGAGCAAACCGTGTCATGAAGCAGAAGTAATGCTTACTACTGAAACTTCAAAAAGGAAGTTTAAATATCCCTCATATCCAAATATACAAGCTTGAAGTGACTCCCATTAAATAAACCAATGTAAATCTACACCAGATCAGGGTAGTCACAGGATCCCAGAACACAAGGGACCACAAGAGTTcagcatgttttttttgtttgttgtaaaGTTCCATTTCACATTCAAAATGAATACATGCGTGTCATACCTTTACAATGGCATCCTGGTATTCAGTGGGCATGGGTGACTGAGCCATATCTTTGTCCATCTGCTCCCAGGAGTCCTCCATATTCCAGGCCGAGTGCATACAGAGTGGGCAGCGATACGCACTGAAGAGGAAATATAGAGGCAATATTCCTGGTCACACAGGTCACTGCTTATATGAAAGTCATGCAGATTATATGATTTATAAGTTATTTAAAGTAATTAGGATTCATATATGATTAGTAGCACAATATTTGAAAAGGAATAGGGACATTACCCAGTTCGGACCATGTCATCAAAGCAAGTTCtgaaaaacaaagaaaaccaGTGAACATTCTAAAAATCGTTCCATAGACCAGAAGACAAGACTAAATAAGACTCCACTAATGCACCTGCTGTATCAGCCATCAGATTAACAGTGGCATCAATGCAATTTTTTTGAGGGGGGTCATATAGGATAATGAAATGTCATACTTGTGTAGAAGATGGCCACACGGAAGAACGTGAGCTCCTATTCTTGATGTGTGCATATCCTTAGTTAGAGAGGACAAAACATTATGTATGTATTGATTATAAACTGTATGAGTTAAAGTACTTATGAAATTGCCAAATACAGGTTGTGAATTCCTATAAAACAAtattgtacactgagtataccaaacattaggaaaacTTTCCTAATATTTAGCAGATTtgagaagtgacatcaataagggatcgtagctttcacctggattcacctggtcagtctgtcataaaagagcaggtgttcttaatgttttgtacactcagtgtatactaaaCAACATCATAAAAGTGAAATGCACAGCAATCATTTAACTGATCTTACTATTCATTAACTTACCTCCATACACACTGGGCAGTTCTGTCTTGAAACATTTTCAACACActgaaacaaaaaaaagtattgtACAAATAAATCAAGTGAAAGACAAGAGCCATGGCATTAGCAGTATTGTATtggggcaattccatggtaacgtaATTACGCTGAGACTCAGAATTTTCACATAAATatatatgccaaacaaaaaccattgattttaGAGTTGTACGGTTTgctaaactttgaaatcaatatTTTGTTTGGTATATATttgaaagtgaaaaatctgagacTCAGCGTAATTCCATTACCATGGAATTGACAATTTACAGACCAGCGACAAATATAATAAGGGTCATAGTGGAGGTTGACAATCACCTTGTGATTTCCTCGTAGATCACTGGCTAA containing:
- the LOC115164786 gene encoding RING finger and CHY zinc finger domain-containing protein 1 isoform X3, producing MDRFLVKEVQCSVCNTVQQAQKTCQECNVTFGDYYCDICHLFDKDKKQYHCQPCGICRIGPREKYFHCQKCNLCLASDLRGNHKCVENVSRQNCPVCMEDMHTSRIGAHVLPCGHLLHKTCFDDMVRTGAYRCPLCMHSAWNMEDSWEQMDKDMAQSPMPTEYQDAIVKIICNDCQTHCTVPFHVLGMKCSGCGSYNTAQDGGLIQQLQEPQPQEPQPQEPQPQEPQPQEPQPQEPQPQEPQPQEPQPQEPQPQEPEHKPQSPVPEP
- the LOC115164786 gene encoding RING finger and CHY zinc finger domain-containing protein 1 isoform X1, whose amino-acid sequence is MAAPVGCDHYVRSCFLKAPCCGKAYVCRLCHDAEEDHQMDRFLVKEVQCSVCNTVQQAQKTCQECNVTFGDYYCDICHLFDKDKKQYHCQPCGICRIGPREKYFHCQKCNLCLASDLRGNHKCVENVSRQNCPVCMEDMHTSRIGAHVLPCGHLLHKTCFDDMVRTGAYRCPLCMHSAWNMEDSWEQMDKDMAQSPMPTEYQDAIVKIICNDCQTHCTVPFHVLGMKCSGCGSYNTAQDGGLIQQLQEPQPQEPQPQEPQPQEPQPQEPQPQEPQPQEPQPQEPQPQEPQPQEPEHKPQSPVPEP
- the LOC115164786 gene encoding RING finger and CHY zinc finger domain-containing protein 1 isoform X2; translated protein: MNAPCCGKAYVCRLCHDAEEDHQMDRFLVKEVQCSVCNTVQQAQKTCQECNVTFGDYYCDICHLFDKDKKQYHCQPCGICRIGPREKYFHCQKCNLCLASDLRGNHKCVENVSRQNCPVCMEDMHTSRIGAHVLPCGHLLHKTCFDDMVRTGAYRCPLCMHSAWNMEDSWEQMDKDMAQSPMPTEYQDAIVKIICNDCQTHCTVPFHVLGMKCSGCGSYNTAQDGGLIQQLQEPQPQEPQPQEPQPQEPQPQEPQPQEPQPQEPQPQEPQPQEPQPQEPEHKPQSPVPEP